A stretch of the Notamacropus eugenii isolate mMacEug1 chromosome 2, mMacEug1.pri_v2, whole genome shotgun sequence genome encodes the following:
- the MMD gene encoding monocyte to macrophage differentiation factor isoform X2: protein MRFKSRFQRFMNHRAPANSRYKPTCYEHAANCYTHALLIVPAIVGSALLHRLSDDCWEKITAWIYGMGLCALFIVSTVFHIVSWKKSHLRTMEHCFHMCDRMVIYFFIAASYAPWLNLRELGPLASHMRWFIWLMAAGGTIYVFLYHEKYKVVELFFYLTMGFSPALVVTSMNNTDGLQELACGGLIYCLGVVFFKSDGIIPFAHAIWHLFVATAAAVHYYAIWKYLYRSPTDFIRHL from the exons GTTCATGAACCATCGAGCCCCAGCCAACAGCCGATATAAACCTACTTGCTATGAACATGCAGCTAACTGTTACACACATGCA CTCCTCATTGTTCCTGCTATTGTGGGCAGTGCCCTCCTCCATCGACTATCAGATGACTGTTGGGAAAAGATCACAGCATGGATTTATGGAATGGGCCTATGTGCCCTCTTCATCGTTTCCACAGTGTTTCACATTGTTTCATGGAAAAAAAGTCACTTAAG GACAATGGAGCATTGTTTTCATATGTGCGATAGAATGGTGATCTATTTCTTCATTGCAGCCTCCTATGCACCATG GTTAAATCTCCGTGAACTTGGACCCCTGGCATCTCATATGCGTTGGTTTATCTGGCTCATGGCAGCTGGAGGAACCATTTATGTATTTCTCTACCATGAAAA GTATAAAGTGGTCGAGCTCTTTTTCTATCTGACAATGGGATTTTCTCCTGCCTTGGTAGTAACATCAATG AATAACACTGATGGGCTGCAAGAACTTGCCTGTGGAGGCTTAATTTATTGCTTGGGAGTCGTGTTCTTCAAAAGTGATGGCATCATTCCATTCGCCCATGCCATCTGGCACCTTTTTGTGGCCACAGCGGCAGCAGTACATTATTATGCCATTTGGAAATACCTTTACCGAAGTCCTACAGACTTTATCCGACACTTATGA